In Sardina pilchardus chromosome 10, fSarPil1.1, whole genome shotgun sequence, one genomic interval encodes:
- the drd4a gene encoding dopamine receptor D4a, which translates to MPSNLTGSNSTALPPDAQYNFTGSNSTALPPDTQYNFPALIFGVFLIIFIICGNVLVCISVYKEKALKTTTNYFIVSLAVADLLLAVLVLPLFVYAEFQDGVWSLNMTVCDALMTMDVMLCTASIFNLCAISVDRFIAVSIPLNYNRRHVDQRQAGLLVGTWVLALAVASPVIFGINDVPGRSQRQCRLESERYVLYSSVCSFFIPCPLMLLLYCGMFRGLRRWEEARKAKLRSSMVTSQRLQEAADALTPLANSLPSPLPPVQEHKLMELSLDELEPEPEPARDGVLARSEPVPAVAYPNVSQNQQRYGRTRAKINRRERKAMRVLPVVVGAFMLCWTPFFVVHTLRALCETCAVPSALVSSVTWLGYVNSAVNPVIYTVFNTEFRKVFRKFLPRCHCRGN; encoded by the exons ATGCCATCAAACCTCACCGGCTCAAACAGCACCGCACTGCCCCCGGACGCTCAGTACAACTTCACCGGCTCAAACAGCACCGCACTGCCCCCGGACACTCAGTACAACTTCCCCGCGCTCATCTTCGGCGtcttcctcatcatcttcatcatatgCGGAAATGTGCTCGTGTGCATTAGCGTGTACAAGGAGAAGGCGTTAAAAACCACCACCAACTACTTCATCGTGAGTTTAGCGGTCGCAGACTTGTTACTGGCGGTGCTTGTGCTACCACTCTTCGTGTACGCTGAG ttcCAGGATGGAGTCTGGTCCTTGAACATGACCGTGTGTGATGCCCTGATGACCATGGATGTGATGCTGTGCACAGCCTCCATATTCAACCTCTGTGCCATCAGCGTGGACag GTTCATCGCCGTGTCCATCCCCCTGAACTACAACAGGAGGCACGTGGACCAGCGGCAGGCGGGCCTCCTGGTGGGCACCTGGGTGCTGGCGCTGGCGGTGGCGTCGCCCGTCATCTTCGGCATCAACGACGTGCCGGGGCGGAGCCAGCGGCAGTGCCGCCTGGAGAGCGAGCGCTACGTGCTGTACTCCTCCGTCTGCTCCTTCTTCATCCCCTGCCCGCTCATGCTGCTGCTCTACTGCGGGATGTTCCGGGGCCTGCGCCGCTGGGAGGAGGCGCGCAAGGCCAAGCTCCGCAGCAGCATGGTGACCTCGCAGAGGCTGCAGGAGGCCGCCGACGCCCTGACCCCCCTGGCCAACTCcctgccctctcct CTGCCCCCAGTGCAGGAGCACAAGCTCATGGAGCTGAGTCTGGACGAGCTGGAACCGGAACCAGAGCCGGCCCGGGACGGTGTGCTAGCCCGCTCTGAGCCGGTACCGGCCGTGGCCTACCCAAACGTGAGTCAGAACCAGCAGCGCTATGGCAGAACCAGAGCCAAGATCAAccgcagagagaggaaggccaTGAGGGTGCTGCCTGTGGTTGTGG gtGCCTTCATGCTGTGCTGGACGCCGTTCTTCGTGGTCCACACTCTGCGGGCGCTGTGTGAGACGTGTGCGGTTCCGTCAGCGCTCGTCAGCTCCGTCACGTGGCTCGGCTACGTCAACAGCGCCGTCAACCCCGTCATCTACACCGTCTTCAACACAGAGTTCCGCAAGGTCTTCAGGAAGTTCCTCCCTCGCTGCCACTGCCGGGGGAACTGA